The proteins below are encoded in one region of Silene latifolia isolate original U9 population chromosome 2, ASM4854445v1, whole genome shotgun sequence:
- the LOC141643656 gene encoding phytochrome A1-like, whose translation MASPTRSQHSSSSKHSARIVAQTILDAKIHADFEDTSQEFDYSSSVRGSTSGVNQPPPKSDKVTASYLLQIQKGKLIQPFGCLLALDDKTFRVIAFSENAPEMLTMISHAVPSVGDLPVIGIGTDIRTIFTGPSASALQKALGFTDVSLLNPILVHCKTSGKPFYAIVHRVTGSLVIDFEPVKPYEVPMTAAGALQSYKLAAKAITRLQSLPSGNMDRLVDTMVQEVFELTGYDRVMAYKFHDDDHGEVVSEVTKPGLDPYLGLHYPATDIPQAARFLFMKNKVRMICDCRAKFVRVIQDEKLSFDLTLCGSTLRAPHGCHAQYMENMSSIGSLVMAVVVNDEDEEDGGSAPPQPHKRKRLWGLVVCHHTSPRFVPFPLRYACEFLAQVFAIHVNKELELQNQFLEKKILRTQTLLCDMLMRDAPLGIVTQSPNIMDLVKCDGAALLYNNQLWKLGTTPTDYQLRDIASWLSRNHMDSTGLSTDSLYDAGYPSALGLGDSVCGMAAVRITLNDMLFWFRSHTAAEVKWGGAKHEMGEKDDGSKMHPRSSFKAFLEVVKRRSVPWKDYEMDAIHSLQLILRNAFKDVEAADLNTSVIHSKISDLQIHGLRELEAVTTEMVRLIETATVPILAVDSDGLVNGWNTKISELTGIPVDEAVGKHIASLVEDSSIDNVKHMLQMALQGEEEKNVEFEIKRHQSIPDAGPISLIVNACASKDVNGNVVGVCLIAQDITGQKTVMDKFTRIQGDYKAIIQSPNPLIPPIFGTDEFGWCSEWNPAMAKLTGWSREEVIDKMLLGEVFGMQKSCCRLKNQEAFVNLGIVLNGAMSSQNTDKLSIGFFTRSGKYIECLLCVNKKSDGDGDVTGVFCFLQLASHDLQHALHIQRLAEQAAMKRAKVLAYMKRQIKNPLAGIMFSGMILDDTELDEEQRLVLQTSARCQSQLNKILDDSDLDSIIDGYCELEMVEFAVKDILVASISQVMVKSNEKGIQIANDSTNQSLKETLYGDSLRLQQILADFLSISVNFTPAGGHIGITFRLAKDNIGDSVQLANLEFRIMHTGGGISEELLSQMFESRENGTEEGISLLISRKLVKLMNGEIQYLRSAGTSSFIISLQLAIST comes from the exons ATGGCTTCGCCAACACGAAGTCAGCATTCAAGCAGTTCTAAACACAGTGCAAGGATTGTTGCTCAGACCATCCTAGACGCGAAGATTCACGCTGATTTTGAGGATACCAGCCAAGAATTTGATTACTCAAGTTCTGTCAGGGGTAGCACCAGTGGAGTAAACCAACCACCACCAAAGTCTGATAAGGTGACCGCGTCTTACCTTCTCCAAATACAAAAAGGAAAGCTCATTCAACCCTTTGGATGCCTTTTGGCCCTTGATGACAAAACTTTCAGGGTGATTGCCTTTAGTGAAAATGCCCCTGAAATGCTAACCATGATCAGTCATGCAGTCCCAAGTGTCGGGGATCTCCCGGTTATAGGGATTGGAACTGATATAAGGACTATATTCACTGGTCCAAGTGCTTCAGCACTTCAGAAAGCGCTGGGTTTCACAGATGTTTCTCTACTGAATCCAATCTTAGTGCACTGCAAAACTTCAGGAAAACCGTTTTATGCAATTGTCCATCGGGTGACTGGGAGCTTAGTCATTGATTTTGAGCCAGTGAAGCCATATGAAGTCCCAATGACAGCTGCTGGAGCTCTACAATCGTATAAGCTGGCTGCCAAAGCGATCACTCGTCTTCAGTCTTTGCCTAGTGGAAACATGGACAGACTGGTTGATACAATGGTACAAGAAGTGTTTGAGCTTACAGGGTATGACAGGGTTATGGCATATAAGTTTCATGATGATGATCATGGGGAGGTTGTTTCTGAGGTTACGAAGCCCGGTCTTGACCCTTATCTTGGGTTGCATTATCCTGCTACTGATATTCCTCAGGCTGCAAGATTCTTATTTATGAAGAATAAAGTGCGAATGATATGTGATTGTAGGGCAAAATTTGTAAGGGTGATCCAAGATGAGAAGCTTTCATTTGATTTGACTTTATGTGGTTCTACTCTTAGGGCACCACATGGTTGTCATGCTCAATACATGGAGAACATGAGCTCTATTGGGTCTTTGGTTATGGCGGTTGTGGTTAATGACGAGGATGAAGAAGATGGTGGGTCAGCTCCGCCACAGCCTCACAAAAGGAAAAGGCTTTGGGGTTTGGTTGTATGCCATCATACATCTCCTCGGTTTGTTCCATTCCCTCTTCGTTATGCTTGTGAGTTTTTGGCTCAAGTTTTCGCTATCCACGTAAATAAAGAGCTAGAGTTGCAAAACCAATTTCTTGAGAAGAAGATCCTCCGAACTCAAACTCTGTTATGTGATATGCTGATGCGCGATGCTCCTTTGGGCATTGTGACGCAGAGTCCAAACATTATGGACCTTGTTAAATGTGATGGGGCTGCTCTTTTGTACAACAATCAGCTATGGAAACTGGGTACCACTCCAACAGATTACCAATTACGAGACATTGCTTCCTGGCTATCGAGAAATCATATGGACTCAACCGGGTTGAGCACAGATAGTTTGTATGATGCTGGGTATCCAAGTGCACTCGGGCTGGGTGATTCTGTTTGTGGAATGGCAGCTGTGAGGATAACTTTGAATGACATGCTTTTTTGGTTCCGATCCCACACTGCTGCTGAGGTTAAATGGGGCGGTGCAAAGCATGAAATGGGCGAGAAGGATGACGGGTCAAAGATGCACCCGAGATCCTCATTCAAGGCTTTTCTTGAGGTTGTTAAGAGAAGGAGTGTGCCTTGGAAGGATTACGAGATGGACGCCATTCACTCGTTGCAGCTTATTCTTAGAAATGCTTTTAAAGATGTGGAAGCTGCTGACTTGAATACTTCGGTTATTCATTCAAAGATCAGTGATCTCCAAATTCACGGCTTACGTGAACTTGAAGCGGTGACTACTGAGATGGTCAGGTTGATTGAAACTGCTACAGTCCCGATACTTGCAGTTGATTCTGATGGGCTTGTGAATGGTTGGAATACCAAAATTTCTGAACTGACTGGTATTCCTGTTGATGAAGCTGTCGGAAAACATATTGCATCACTTGTTGAGGACTCTTCAATTGATAATGTCAAACATATGTTGCAGATGGCACTCCAGG GTGAAGAGGAGAAAAATGTTGAATTTGAGATCAAGAGGCATCAGTCAATACCAGACGCCGGTCCCATCAGCTTAATAGTGAATGCTTGCGCAAGTAAAGACGTAAATGGAAACGTTGTGGGTGTTTGTTTGATTGCTCAGGATATAACTGGTCAAAAAACAGTCATGGACAAGTTCACAAGAATTCAAGGTGATTACAAAGCAATCATTCAGAGTCCAAATCCTCTGATCCCCCCAATATTCGGTACAGATGAATTTGGGTGGTGTTCAGAATGGAATCCTGCAATGGCAAAATTAACCGGATGGAGCCGTGAGGAGGTTATTGATAAGATGCTACTTGGTGAGGTTTTTGGAATGCAGAAATCCTGCTGTCGTCTAAAAAATCAGGAGGCATTTGTGAATCTCGGGATTGTATTGAATGGCGCTATGAGTAGCCAGAACACTGATAAACTGTCAATTGGGTTTTTTACTCGGTCTGGGAAATATATAGAATGTCTGCTTTGTGTGAACAAGAAATCAGACGGAGATGGTGATGTTACTGGCGTCTTTTGCTTCTTGCAGCTTGCTAGTCATGACTTGCAGCACGCGCTTCATATACAAAGACTAGCAGAACAAGCAGCTATGAAGCGAGCTAAAGTATTAGCTTACATGAAACGACAGATAAAAAATCCTTTGGCTGGAATTATGTTCTCTGGTATGATACTTGACGATACTGAGCTGGACGAAGAGCAAAGACTTGTTCTGCAAACTAGCGCACGTTGCCAGAGCCAGCTTAACAAGATCCTTGATGATTCGGACTTGGATAGTATCATTGACGG GTACTGTGAACTAGAAATGGTGGAGTTCGCGGTGAAAGACATACTGGTTGCTTCGATAAGTCAGGTGATGGTAAAGAGCAACGAAAAGGGAATTCAAATAGCTAATGATTCGACAAACCAGAGTTTGAAGGAAACCCTATATGGGGATAGCCTAAGGCTTCAGCAAATCCTAGCTGATTTCCTTTCAATCTCTGTCAATTTTACACCTGCTGGAGGTCACATCGGAATTACTTTTCGCTTAGCCAAGGATAATATAGGGGACTCTGTTCAGCTTGCAAATTTGGAATTCAG GATAATGCACACAGGTGGAGGGATATCGGAAGAATTGCTAAGCCAAATGTTTGAGAGTCGAGAAAATGGAACGGAAGAGGGGATAAGTTTGCTAATAAGCAGGAAACTAGTGAAGCTAATGAATGGAGAAATCCAGTACCTGAGGTCTGCTGGCACCTCTTCTTTTATCATTTCCCTTCAACTTGCTATTTCTACTTGA